One Betaproteobacteria bacterium genomic region harbors:
- a CDS encoding nuclear transport factor 2 family protein: protein MLVILAAGAFSSYAQQTDTAALSETIVMYCAAWGESDVPKRTHMLKRTWARQGTYTDPTAQVEGREALIVHIGKFLEQYPGAQIVVSSAVDAHHERFRFGWKMLAADGSTALEGMDFGEVDEKGQIRRITGFFGPLGPRP, encoded by the coding sequence ATGCTAGTCATTCTGGCAGCCGGCGCTTTCAGCAGTTATGCCCAACAAACCGACACGGCGGCATTAAGCGAGACCATCGTGATGTATTGCGCCGCATGGGGTGAGTCGGACGTGCCGAAACGCACACATATGTTGAAGAGGACTTGGGCCAGGCAGGGCACCTACACCGATCCGACGGCTCAAGTGGAGGGACGCGAGGCGCTTATCGTCCACATCGGGAAGTTTCTGGAACAATATCCAGGGGCACAAATCGTCGTTTCCAGTGCGGTCGATGCGCATCACGAAAGGTTCCGGTTCGGATGGAAAATGTTAGCGGCAGACGGATCCACCGCGCTGGAAGGGATGGACTTTGGCGAGGTGGACGAGAAGGGTCAGATCCGTCGCATCACCGGTTTCTTCGGACCGCTAGGACCCCGTCCATAA
- the glpD gene encoding glycerol-3-phosphate dehydrogenase codes for MYDLLIVGGGINGVGIARDAAGRGLSVLLCEQDDLAGHTSSASTKLIHGGLRYLEYYEFGLVRKSLQEREVLLRAAPHIIRPLSFVMPHNAGLRPAWLIRAGLFLYDHLGKRELLPGSRSVNLRTHAAGQPLKPEFETGFMYADAWVEDARLVVLNALDAAERGARVLPRTRCVSARRHADLWEMTLQPAGGDSVQIVRGRALINAAGPWVMNVLRESLGMPSRRHLRLAKGSHIVVRRLFEHDHAYILQNPDKRILFAIPFERDFTLIGTTDVEYEGDPANASITDAEVAYLCEMANRYFAHGIAPADVVWSYSGVRPLLADHAANLSAVTRDYVLECDATSERAPLLSVFGGKITTFRRLAEEALDLLAPSLPELKKAWTAGAPLPGGDIPDANFEGFLADFHRSAPWLPEALARRYARAYGTRVDRLLAGASNLTRLGEDYGGGLYDAEIDYLISQEWAQTAQDILWRRSKLGLHVSDETARRLAARLAQNLKSRTED; via the coding sequence ATTTACGATTTGCTGATCGTCGGCGGCGGCATCAACGGCGTGGGGATCGCGCGCGACGCCGCGGGCCGCGGGCTGTCCGTTTTGCTTTGCGAGCAGGACGATCTCGCCGGTCACACCTCGTCCGCCAGCACCAAGCTCATCCACGGCGGATTGCGCTACCTCGAGTACTACGAGTTCGGCCTGGTGCGCAAGTCGCTGCAGGAGCGGGAAGTGCTGCTGCGTGCCGCACCTCACATCATCCGGCCGCTTTCCTTCGTGATGCCGCACAACGCGGGACTGCGCCCCGCCTGGCTGATCCGCGCCGGGCTGTTCCTGTACGACCATCTCGGCAAGCGCGAGCTGCTGCCCGGTTCGCGCAGCGTGAATCTGCGTACTCACGCGGCGGGACAACCGCTCAAGCCCGAATTCGAGACGGGCTTCATGTACGCCGACGCGTGGGTGGAGGACGCGCGTCTCGTCGTGCTGAATGCGCTCGATGCGGCCGAACGCGGCGCAAGGGTTCTGCCGCGCACGCGCTGCGTCTCAGCCCGGCGGCATGCAGACCTGTGGGAGATGACTTTGCAGCCTGCGGGCGGCGATTCGGTGCAAATTGTGCGCGGCCGCGCGCTGATCAACGCAGCCGGGCCGTGGGTCATGAACGTGCTGCGCGAATCGCTCGGCATGCCATCCCGGCGCCATCTGCGCCTGGCCAAAGGCAGCCATATCGTGGTGCGGCGGCTGTTCGAGCACGACCATGCCTATATTCTGCAGAACCCCGACAAGCGCATCCTGTTCGCCATTCCCTTTGAGCGCGACTTCACTCTGATCGGCACCACCGACGTCGAATATGAAGGCGACCCCGCCAATGCGTCGATTACGGATGCGGAAGTCGCTTACTTGTGCGAAATGGCGAACCGCTACTTCGCGCACGGCATCGCTCCCGCCGATGTGGTCTGGAGTTATTCAGGGGTGCGCCCTTTGCTGGCCGACCACGCAGCCAATCTTTCCGCCGTCACCCGCGACTATGTGCTGGAATGCGACGCCACATCCGAGCGCGCACCGCTCCTTTCCGTGTTCGGCGGCAAGATCACGACTTTCCGGCGCCTCGCGGAAGAAGCGCTCGATCTGCTTGCGCCTAGCCTGCCCGAATTGAAAAAGGCATGGACGGCGGGCGCGCCGCTGCCCGGAGGCGACATCCCGGACGCGAACTTCGAAGGATTTCTCGCCGACTTTCACCGCTCGGCCCCGTGGTTGCCGGAAGCCCTCGCGCGCCGCTATGCACGCGCCTATGGCACTCGCGTCGACCGGCTCCTCGCAGGCGCAAGCAATCTGACGCGACTCGGCGAAGATTACGGCGGCGGGCTGTATGACGCGGAAATAGATTACCTGATAAGTCAGGAATGGGCGCAAACGGCGCAGGACATTCTCTGGCGGCGCTCGAAGCTGGGGCTGCATGTTTCGGACGAGACCGCAAGGCGACTTGCCGCGCGGCTGGCGCAGAATCTTAAAAGCAGGACTGAGGACTGA
- a CDS encoding ankyrin repeat domain-containing protein, translated as MHPCAYAQTSPDLGLNAQLLVAARNDDVVTVRRVLENGAVPNSRNRAGDTALMMFVRKGNAEMVDLLIGKDADVNLQNLQKVSPLMTAAYNGNAGIARTLLDHGADVNARDQLFKTAMVYAAGQGNTGIVALLLDAGVDVNKSYHHGVTALMWAAGYGKTETVRTLLAKGADPGLKDDRGKTAAEIARDAKHKEVAELLKVEE; from the coding sequence ATGCATCCATGTGCATATGCGCAGACCTCTCCGGACCTCGGTTTGAATGCTCAGTTGCTTGTTGCGGCGCGCAATGACGATGTCGTGACCGTGCGCCGCGTACTGGAGAATGGTGCGGTACCGAATTCACGAAATCGTGCCGGCGACACCGCGCTCATGATGTTCGTGCGCAAGGGCAACGCCGAGATGGTCGACCTGCTGATCGGCAAAGATGCCGACGTCAACCTGCAGAATCTCCAAAAGGTGTCGCCGCTGATGACGGCGGCTTACAACGGCAATGCCGGCATCGCGCGCACGCTGCTCGATCATGGCGCCGACGTGAACGCCCGCGATCAGCTGTTCAAGACCGCGATGGTGTACGCGGCGGGGCAGGGCAACACCGGGATCGTCGCCCTGCTTCTGGATGCTGGCGTGGACGTCAACAAATCCTATCACCACGGTGTTACGGCGTTGATGTGGGCTGCCGGCTACGGCAAGACGGAAACAGTCAGAACGCTGCTCGCCAAGGGTGCCGATCCCGGTTTGAAGGATGATCGAGGCAAGACGGCGGCGGAAATAGCGCGTGACGCCAAACACAAAGAAGTGGCGGAGCTACTTAAGGTCGAGGAATGA
- a CDS encoding PQQ-binding-like beta-propeller repeat protein, with the protein MKLHAQVKLAAAVMMAVGSFNCVLAAEIEGGATTSAKPMSSKLGMVTQKRLNNAHSDKANWLHVNGGYSQTRYYPGGQINSGNVSKLKPAFVFQTALVESMETAPLIIDGVMFLTTSYNHVYAIDAKTGQEFWHYKHNMGPITVYCCGPNNRGVAAADGLLYMGTLDAKLVALDAKTGKVAWETEIADPEKGYSETMAPTVVDGKVLIGTNGGEYGIRGFVKAFDAKTGNLLWTFYSIPERGHEGVWATHDATGRNMLRDIAAEKKTLQDNGGDFYQTLGGGVWMTPAVDLETRTVFFVVGNPSPDLYGAIRPGDNLYTNSMVAVSLDTGEYKWHSQYIAHDVWDLDAVSPVVLTEAKDKAGKVRKVAIHGGKSGHVYVHDRATGELIRFSQAMIPQENMWVLPTAQGARMLPGANGGVEWNPMAVNPKLHMAYAANLHQPMTYHVEEAGYPGGDKLWLGGAFKAIASEKQWGRLAAVNLDTGKLAWKADTAQPLMGGVLATAGNLVFTGEGNGSFNAYEAKSGKKLWSFNCGAGVNSPPVSYEIGGKQYIAVAAGGNNQLDFKRGNSVFVFALP; encoded by the coding sequence ATGAAGCTACATGCCCAAGTGAAACTGGCGGCGGCGGTAATGATGGCTGTCGGCAGCTTCAACTGTGTCCTGGCTGCGGAGATCGAAGGCGGCGCCACCACTTCGGCGAAGCCGATGTCTTCGAAGCTCGGCATGGTCACGCAAAAACGTCTGAACAACGCACACAGCGACAAGGCCAACTGGCTGCATGTCAATGGCGGTTACTCGCAAACCCGCTATTACCCTGGCGGCCAGATCAACAGCGGCAACGTTTCCAAACTCAAGCCCGCGTTCGTATTTCAGACCGCGTTGGTCGAATCGATGGAAACCGCACCGTTGATCATCGACGGCGTGATGTTCCTGACCACTTCCTACAACCATGTCTACGCAATCGATGCGAAGACCGGTCAGGAGTTCTGGCACTACAAGCACAACATGGGTCCGATCACCGTGTACTGCTGCGGCCCCAACAACCGCGGCGTAGCGGCGGCGGATGGCCTGCTGTACATGGGCACCCTGGACGCCAAGCTGGTGGCATTGGATGCAAAGACCGGCAAGGTAGCATGGGAAACCGAGATCGCGGATCCCGAAAAGGGTTACTCCGAAACCATGGCGCCGACCGTGGTCGACGGCAAGGTCCTGATCGGCACCAACGGCGGCGAGTACGGTATTCGCGGATTCGTGAAGGCATTCGACGCCAAGACCGGCAATTTGCTGTGGACCTTCTACAGCATCCCGGAAAGGGGCCACGAAGGTGTGTGGGCCACGCATGACGCTACCGGACGCAACATGCTGCGCGACATCGCGGCGGAGAAGAAGACGCTGCAGGATAACGGCGGCGACTTCTATCAGACTCTGGGCGGCGGCGTGTGGATGACGCCGGCAGTCGACCTCGAGACCCGCACCGTGTTCTTCGTGGTGGGCAACCCGTCTCCCGATCTGTATGGCGCGATCCGCCCGGGCGACAACCTGTACACCAACTCGATGGTTGCAGTGAGCCTGGACACCGGCGAGTACAAGTGGCACTCGCAATACATCGCGCACGACGTATGGGATCTGGACGCGGTCAGCCCGGTCGTCCTGACGGAAGCCAAGGACAAAGCCGGCAAGGTTCGCAAGGTCGCGATCCACGGCGGCAAGAGCGGACATGTGTACGTGCATGACCGTGCCACCGGCGAATTGATCCGCTTCTCGCAAGCCATGATTCCGCAGGAGAACATGTGGGTCCTCCCGACTGCGCAAGGCGCTCGCATGCTTCCCGGTGCGAACGGCGGCGTGGAATGGAACCCGATGGCGGTGAATCCGAAGCTGCACATGGCCTATGCGGCCAATTTGCACCAGCCGATGACCTACCACGTCGAAGAAGCCGGCTATCCGGGTGGCGACAAGCTGTGGTTGGGCGGTGCGTTCAAGGCGATCGCGAGCGAGAAACAATGGGGTCGTCTGGCCGCAGTGAATCTCGACACCGGCAAACTGGCTTGGAAGGCCGACACCGCACAACCGCTGATGGGTGGCGTGCTGGCCACCGCGGGTAACCTGGTGTTCACCGGCGAAGGCAATGGCAGTTTCAATGCCTATGAGGCAAAGAGCGGCAAGAAGCTGTGGTCGTTCAACTGCGGCGCCGGCGTGAATTCGCCTCCCGTGTCGTACGAGATCGGCGGCAAGCAGTACATCGCGGTTGCGGCGGGCGGTAACAACCAGCTCGACTTCAAACGCGGCAACAGCGTTTTCGTTTTCGCCCTGCCCTAA